In a genomic window of Flavobacteriales bacterium:
- a CDS encoding glycosyltransferase family 2 protein, which produces MKAAVVMPCHNVAAFVPRAIASVHDQGIAGLEVIAVDDASTDGTLEALRSISNDAFMRLRVIALQDRSGASAARNAGMAATDAEWVQFLDADDALRPGKILRQLAIAQRDKADAVAGAYINRFEDGRADEEVRPLEGDRWMALVRTRIGTTSANIFRRQAVLDAGGWDEGLRSSQDYELLFRMLKRDAVIAWDMEPGCEVLKRTRGSISRTGERENWLRYIELRRAMRDHLRGSGAEANAAVIAAADQYLFMAIRVLSAHDRRAAIDAFDQLLPKGFVPEANRATSAIYLFLFRMLGFRWAERLAGIKDALIGR; this is translated from the coding sequence ATGAAAGCCGCCGTGGTGATGCCCTGCCATAACGTGGCCGCATTCGTGCCGCGCGCCATCGCCTCCGTCCACGATCAGGGCATAGCCGGGCTGGAAGTGATCGCGGTGGATGACGCGAGCACTGATGGGACGCTGGAGGCCTTGCGGTCCATTTCGAACGACGCATTCATGCGTTTGCGGGTGATCGCCCTTCAGGATCGCAGCGGCGCCTCTGCGGCCCGCAACGCCGGCATGGCCGCCACCGATGCTGAATGGGTGCAGTTCCTCGACGCCGATGATGCGCTGCGACCCGGGAAGATCCTCCGGCAACTGGCCATCGCGCAGCGCGACAAGGCCGATGCGGTCGCCGGGGCCTACATCAACCGTTTCGAGGACGGGCGCGCCGATGAGGAGGTGAGGCCTCTCGAGGGCGATCGGTGGATGGCGCTCGTGCGAACGCGCATAGGCACCACCAGCGCCAATATTTTCCGGAGGCAAGCCGTGCTCGATGCGGGCGGCTGGGATGAAGGCCTGCGCAGCAGCCAGGATTATGAGCTGCTCTTCCGCATGCTGAAGCGCGATGCTGTGATCGCTTGGGACATGGAGCCCGGCTGCGAGGTGCTCAAGCGCACGCGCGGCTCCATCAGCCGCACCGGCGAGCGCGAGAACTGGCTGCGGTACATCGAGCTCCGCCGCGCCATGCGCGACCACCTCCGCGGATCAGGGGCTGAAGCGAACGCCGCGGTGATCGCGGCAGCTGATCAGTACCTCTTCATGGCCATCCGCGTACTTTCGGCGCATGACCGGCGCGCCGCCATCGATGCCTTCGACCAACTGCTGCCGAAGGGCTTCGTTCCCGAGGCCAATCGCGCCACTTCTGCGATCTACCTGTTCCTTTTCCGCATGCTGGGGTTCCGCTGGGCTGAACGTCTGGCGGGCATCAAGGACGCTTTGATTGGCCGATGA
- a CDS encoding class I SAM-dependent methyltransferase, which translates to MSRAHRKQFVGMPLNADTQDLYHVRTAIQRALTGALPKLQGTFLDVGCGVMPYREMILKGSKVDRYIGMDLPVNDEAKYKAIRPDITWDGLSIPMPDASVDCAMATEVLEHCPDPLAVLKEIGRVLRPGGHLVITVPFLWPLHDAPYDEHRYTPFALERLLRGAGFIEAEVRASGGWDASLGQMIGLWVMRRPMPSSLRSVIKWISYPLVSLLLRRDKAPKGAELDWVMITALSAEARKAQ; encoded by the coding sequence ATGAGCCGCGCGCATCGCAAGCAGTTCGTCGGTATGCCGCTCAATGCGGATACGCAAGACCTGTATCATGTGCGGACTGCGATCCAGCGAGCGCTGACCGGTGCGCTGCCCAAGCTGCAAGGCACCTTCCTCGATGTAGGTTGCGGCGTGATGCCCTACCGCGAGATGATCCTGAAGGGCAGCAAGGTCGATCGATACATCGGCATGGACCTGCCCGTGAATGATGAGGCCAAGTACAAGGCCATCAGGCCCGACATCACTTGGGATGGCCTGAGCATCCCGATGCCCGATGCCAGCGTGGATTGCGCCATGGCCACAGAGGTCCTGGAGCATTGCCCCGATCCGCTTGCCGTGCTGAAGGAGATTGGAAGGGTCTTGCGCCCGGGTGGGCACCTGGTGATCACGGTGCCCTTCCTTTGGCCATTGCACGATGCGCCCTACGACGAGCATCGCTACACGCCGTTCGCCCTTGAGCGCCTGCTCCGCGGCGCCGGATTCATCGAAGCCGAAGTGCGCGCGAGCGGTGGCTGGGACGCCAGTCTCGGCCAGATGATCGGCCTTTGGGTGATGCGGCGCCCGATGCCTTCTTCCCTCCGCTCGGTGATCAAGTGGATATCGTACCCGCTCGTCAGCTTGCTCTTGAGAAGGGACAAGGCCCCGAAGGGCGCTGAGCTCGATTGGGTGATGATCACCGCGCTGAGTGCCGAGGCGCGCAAAGCGCAATAG
- a CDS encoding glycosyltransferase — MPRVTVLITLFNKGAFVEEAVRSVLASDYKDFEVLVIDDGSTDQGPERVSAIGDARIRLMRSDRNTGRPAAANRGFDAAQGEYVAVLDADDVMLPERLSRQVDFLDSHPDIDAVGSAMSVFGSKQEFWSWPADDRLGRSKLLFGDPVCYGTTMFRRATLDANALRCDESWRAPGMDFLFLLRCAAHMRFANLPEPLTHYRFGEQNMRHGHDPLEVKARIYAGAFRILGIEAGEEEIRLQLMLHRLFRRVPDAADVVSLANWIARLKAWNRETGHFPEDGFEAELDRRYRRLFFLIADRRVVAPILHMRHGAGFTAGNLTYLIKVLLRRLLGWRPDESATPAQQVPEPVRGSHIAALNA, encoded by the coding sequence ATGCCACGCGTCACGGTCCTCATCACCCTGTTCAACAAAGGGGCTTTCGTGGAGGAAGCCGTACGCAGCGTGCTGGCCAGCGACTACAAGGACTTCGAGGTGCTCGTGATCGATGATGGCAGCACCGACCAGGGTCCTGAACGCGTGAGCGCGATCGGTGATGCGCGCATCAGGCTGATGCGGAGCGACCGGAACACGGGCAGGCCTGCGGCCGCGAACCGTGGATTCGATGCCGCGCAGGGCGAGTACGTCGCAGTGCTCGATGCCGATGACGTGATGCTGCCAGAGCGCCTCTCCCGCCAGGTGGATTTCCTCGATTCCCATCCGGACATCGATGCGGTGGGCAGCGCCATGAGCGTCTTCGGGTCGAAGCAAGAGTTCTGGTCATGGCCCGCCGATGACCGCTTGGGCCGGAGCAAGCTGCTCTTCGGTGACCCGGTCTGCTACGGCACCACCATGTTCCGCAGAGCCACGCTCGATGCGAATGCCCTGCGCTGTGACGAGAGTTGGCGCGCACCGGGCATGGATTTCCTCTTCTTGCTGCGCTGCGCGGCGCATATGCGCTTCGCGAATCTTCCGGAGCCCCTGACGCACTATCGCTTCGGTGAGCAGAACATGCGTCATGGGCACGATCCCTTGGAGGTGAAGGCCCGCATCTATGCTGGTGCTTTCCGCATCCTGGGCATCGAAGCGGGAGAGGAGGAGATCCGATTGCAGCTCATGCTTCATCGGCTCTTCAGGCGCGTGCCGGATGCGGCCGATGTGGTCTCCCTTGCGAACTGGATCGCACGGCTGAAGGCCTGGAACCGTGAAACGGGCCACTTCCCCGAGGATGGCTTCGAGGCCGAACTGGATCGGCGATACAGGCGCCTCTTCTTCCTCATCGCCGACCGCAGGGTCGTTGCTCCCATCCTCCACATGCGTCACGGCGCGGGATTCACGGCTGGCAATCTCACCTACTTGATCAAGGTCCTGCTTCGCCGGTTGCTCGGTTGGCGCCCTGACGAATCGGCTACGCCGGCGCAGCAGGTCCCTGAACCCGTCCGTGGCTCGCACATCGCCGCGCTGAACGCATGA
- a CDS encoding serine acetyltransferase: protein MIRSRQDLTDYLEADRIGLRRMGARPTRYDEVWRFQRLLRKVEYLHNTGANAWLRRFWSWRLHRQGVRCGFEIPLNTFGPGLSIAHRGTIIVHPDARIGANCRIHIDVVIGTRPGPPPEPAPRIGDNCYIGPGAKIFGDVVLGPNLVVGANSVVNASFPEGRVTIAGAPARKISDTPSDQYIIATRAAS from the coding sequence ATGATCCGATCGCGACAGGACCTCACCGATTACCTCGAAGCTGATCGCATCGGACTGCGGCGAATGGGCGCGCGGCCCACGCGATACGATGAGGTGTGGCGGTTCCAGCGCCTGCTGCGCAAGGTCGAATACCTGCACAACACCGGAGCCAACGCGTGGCTGCGCCGCTTTTGGAGCTGGCGCTTGCACCGGCAGGGCGTGCGCTGCGGATTCGAGATCCCCTTGAACACCTTCGGGCCAGGGCTTTCCATTGCGCACCGCGGCACCATCATCGTTCATCCCGATGCGCGCATCGGCGCCAATTGCCGTATCCATATCGATGTGGTGATCGGAACGCGACCGGGTCCTCCGCCCGAACCCGCGCCGCGCATAGGCGACAATTGCTACATAGGACCCGGAGCCAAGATCTTCGGCGACGTGGTGCTCGGTCCTAATCTGGTGGTAGGTGCCAACAGCGTGGTCAACGCATCGTTCCCCGAAGGGCGCGTCACAATCGCTGGCGCACCGGCGCGCAAGATCAGTGACACTCCCAGCGACCAGTACATCATCGCCACGCGCGCAGCATCATGA
- a CDS encoding UDP-N-acetylglucosamine 2-epimerase — protein sequence MHRPGNVDETAALARVVDLVCMVADRFPVVFPLHPRTARNLQQHGLAERLDSKPGIILCDPLGYFDFQKLVATSAVVITDSGGIQEETTFRGIPCLTLRPSTERPITITEGTNELITFDLEELDRSLERIKRDEFKKGKVPHLWDGHATERAVEALMRWL from the coding sequence ATGCACCGCCCTGGCAATGTGGATGAGACGGCTGCGTTGGCCCGCGTCGTGGATCTGGTCTGCATGGTGGCCGATCGCTTCCCGGTGGTGTTCCCGTTGCATCCGAGGACGGCCCGCAACCTGCAACAGCATGGCCTTGCGGAGAGGTTGGACAGCAAGCCCGGCATCATCCTTTGCGATCCGTTGGGCTACTTCGATTTCCAGAAGCTCGTAGCCACCAGCGCCGTGGTGATCACCGATAGCGGCGGCATCCAGGAGGAGACCACCTTCCGAGGCATACCCTGTCTCACTTTGCGGCCAAGCACCGAGCGCCCCATCACCATCACGGAGGGAACCAACGAACTCATCACATTCGACCTTGAGGAATTGGATCGCTCCTTGGAACGGATCAAGCGCGATGAGTTCAAGAAGGGCAAGGTGCCGCACCTTTGGGACGGCCATGCCACCGAACGCGCGGTGGAGGCACTCATGCGCTGGCTGTGA
- the aroC gene encoding chorismate synthase has product MPGNSIGRLFRLTTFGESHGAAIGGVVDGCPAGLKLDFDAVQLELDRRRPGSTSLGTAREEADRVEWLSGTHEGITLGTPIAFLIRNSDARSSDYDALKDLYRPGHADYTWEGKYGLRDHRGGGRSSARTTAACVVGGAIARQLIAREGIGVQAFVSRVGDVAMEALPADIGTAWANDARCPDGAVAGRMKALIEQVRAEGDSIGGIVSCIATGMPVGLGEPVFDKIDADLAKAMLSINAAKGFQIGSGFASARMCGSKNNDELGLGWADEHRRILPEGARVLRPAIRARTNHAGGSLGGISNGEDLMFEVAFKPPATIGKAQRTVNKDLEEVLLEAKGRHDPCVVPRAVPIVEAMACMVLADHMLRQRTARMAALGAV; this is encoded by the coding sequence ATGCCCGGCAACAGCATCGGCCGACTCTTCCGCCTCACCACCTTCGGCGAGAGCCACGGTGCGGCCATCGGTGGCGTGGTCGATGGCTGCCCTGCCGGACTGAAGCTCGATTTTGATGCGGTTCAGCTTGAGCTGGATCGTCGGAGACCGGGCAGCACGTCGTTGGGAACCGCACGCGAGGAGGCCGATCGCGTGGAATGGCTCAGCGGGACCCACGAGGGCATCACCTTGGGCACGCCCATCGCCTTCCTCATCCGCAACAGCGATGCGCGCAGCAGCGATTACGATGCGCTGAAGGACCTCTATCGCCCCGGCCACGCCGACTACACATGGGAGGGCAAGTACGGCCTGCGCGACCACCGTGGCGGAGGCCGCAGCAGCGCGCGCACCACGGCGGCCTGCGTGGTGGGTGGCGCCATTGCTCGCCAACTGATCGCGCGCGAAGGGATCGGCGTGCAAGCGTTCGTGAGCAGGGTTGGGGATGTGGCAATGGAGGCCCTGCCCGCGGACATCGGCACCGCATGGGCGAATGACGCACGGTGCCCGGATGGCGCAGTGGCCGGTCGCATGAAAGCGCTGATCGAGCAGGTGCGCGCCGAAGGCGACAGCATCGGCGGCATCGTCTCCTGCATAGCCACCGGCATGCCCGTTGGTCTGGGCGAACCGGTCTTCGATAAGATCGATGCAGACCTGGCCAAGGCCATGCTCTCGATCAACGCGGCGAAGGGCTTCCAGATCGGCAGCGGCTTCGCCAGTGCACGCATGTGCGGGTCCAAGAACAACGATGAGTTGGGCTTGGGCTGGGCCGACGAGCACAGGAGGATCCTTCCCGAGGGTGCGCGCGTGCTGCGGCCTGCCATCCGGGCTCGCACCAATCACGCGGGCGGCAGTCTGGGCGGCATCTCCAACGGAGAGGACTTGATGTTCGAAGTGGCCTTCAAGCCGCCCGCCACCATCGGCAAGGCGCAGCGCACGGTGAACAAGGACCTTGAGGAAGTGCTGTTGGAGGCGAAAGGGCGCCACGATCCCTGCGTGGTGCCGCGCGCGGTGCCCATCGTGGAGGCCATGGCGTGCATGGTGCTCGCCGACCACATGCTGCGGCAGCGGACTGCACGGATGGCAGCCCTCGGCGCGGTCTGA
- a CDS encoding UDP-N-acetylglucosamine 2-epimerase: MKQLMVVVGTRPNFMKVTRLKEVARQQGLTVQLVHTGQHADDRMSTVFFDQFGLRPDRMLSVPDGSPAARMGHLILALEPVMRESRPDAVMVVGDVDSTLAAAIAANKLNLPLVHLESGLRSRDLGMPEEVNRILTDRMAGLLLTTEPSGAENLVAEGIAPERICMVGNTMIDTLVAYDEGIQRSGCAGAPRIAPRRPRSDHHAPPWQCG, translated from the coding sequence ATGAAGCAGCTGATGGTCGTTGTGGGCACACGCCCCAATTTCATGAAGGTCACGCGCCTCAAGGAGGTGGCGCGCCAGCAAGGCCTGACCGTGCAGCTGGTGCATACCGGCCAGCATGCCGATGATCGCATGAGCACCGTGTTCTTCGATCAATTCGGCCTGCGGCCCGATCGCATGCTGTCCGTTCCGGATGGGTCACCTGCAGCGCGAATGGGCCATCTGATCCTCGCGCTGGAGCCGGTCATGCGCGAATCTCGTCCTGATGCCGTGATGGTGGTGGGCGATGTGGACAGCACCTTGGCTGCTGCCATCGCCGCGAATAAGCTGAACCTTCCGCTGGTGCACTTGGAGAGCGGCTTGCGCAGCCGCGACCTGGGCATGCCGGAAGAAGTGAACCGCATCCTTACCGATCGCATGGCCGGCCTGCTGCTCACCACCGAGCCGAGCGGCGCGGAGAACCTGGTCGCTGAAGGCATCGCGCCCGAGCGGATCTGCATGGTGGGCAACACCATGATCGATACCCTCGTGGCCTACGATGAAGGCATACAGCGATCAGGATGTGCTGGAGCGCCTCGGATCGCGCCTCGGCGGCCACGCTCTGATCACCATGCACCGCCCTGGCAATGTGGATGA
- a CDS encoding glycosyltransferase: protein MIIYITYNDQPSGVYWSQVTDVVDHLNAMGGQRVRLVALVSLRGYMSSRRRIRSRVPDALVLPMVPRQHYWKANWLWLWAVCHWLRPSGIIGRGIFATALGLRMRDRGLVQEVCFDARAAYGAEWREYRVVDDDRLIDECELLEREVVARADMRMAVSQSLVDHWRRTCGYSALRHTVIPCTMGRSVEVLLERHRNGLRAELGWSADDTVLVYSGTSVGWQSLELAERVVMPWLTADPRRRMLFLSTEHPVIARMAERFPAQVARRWVRHQEVRAILQDCDLGLLLREDRITNRVASPTKFAEYLSAGLPVAISDCVGDFSAMVRSHGLGQVLAPDDSLLLQKPSADEVHRLMAFARDHFTKERFNAQYLLVKACMAKEPSLPEESPFTRPRDGAPAVSIIVPSFNKQGFIGDMVRSVQAQTDPGWELIVVDDASTDGTVAMLKGMSASDPRISVSPLPENKGANHCRNIGIAKARGAYIIFLDADDLLERHCVQRRLAFMEGSGLHFAVSTMEVFRERPGDHGQRWVPLTRDALADFFKHKLPWQTMQPIWDRAFLQRIGGFDESFSRHQDVELHTRALLMPGVRFRLRDTAPDCYYRIAEERKVLDPRRLLNSFAESAVRYHRKFLADAARLGEAGLLMGIIHRTYLQMLLYAKLGRIESRVLSELEATLLVQELLADIPAYKRGLLRITRWYNLLPIRLPGVNLLLYRLLIAGR from the coding sequence GTGATCATCTACATCACCTACAACGACCAGCCCAGCGGCGTCTATTGGAGCCAGGTCACCGATGTGGTGGACCACTTGAATGCCATGGGCGGCCAGCGCGTGCGGCTCGTCGCGCTCGTGTCACTGCGCGGATACATGAGCTCTCGCCGCCGGATCCGTAGCCGTGTACCCGATGCACTCGTGCTGCCCATGGTGCCGCGCCAGCACTATTGGAAAGCGAATTGGCTCTGGCTCTGGGCCGTGTGCCATTGGCTCCGCCCGAGCGGCATCATCGGTCGCGGGATCTTCGCGACGGCGCTCGGCCTGCGCATGCGCGACCGGGGGCTGGTGCAGGAGGTCTGCTTCGATGCGCGCGCTGCCTACGGTGCTGAATGGCGGGAGTACCGCGTGGTGGACGATGATCGGCTGATCGATGAGTGCGAGCTGTTGGAGCGCGAGGTGGTGGCCCGTGCGGATATGCGCATGGCCGTGAGCCAGTCGCTGGTTGATCATTGGCGGCGCACGTGCGGTTACAGCGCCTTGCGGCACACGGTGATCCCCTGTACCATGGGCAGGAGCGTCGAGGTGCTGCTCGAGCGGCATCGCAACGGATTGCGCGCTGAATTGGGATGGAGCGCCGACGATACCGTGCTCGTTTATTCGGGCACGTCCGTTGGATGGCAATCCCTCGAGTTGGCCGAGCGCGTGGTCATGCCATGGCTCACCGCCGACCCGCGGCGCCGCATGCTCTTCCTGAGCACGGAGCATCCGGTGATCGCGCGCATGGCCGAGCGCTTCCCCGCGCAGGTCGCTCGGCGCTGGGTGCGGCACCAGGAGGTCAGGGCCATTCTTCAGGATTGCGACCTGGGGTTGCTTCTGCGCGAGGACCGCATCACCAACCGCGTGGCGTCGCCCACCAAGTTCGCGGAGTACTTGAGCGCCGGTCTTCCGGTGGCCATCTCCGATTGCGTAGGTGATTTCAGCGCCATGGTGCGCTCCCATGGCCTAGGGCAGGTCCTGGCTCCAGACGATTCGCTCCTCCTGCAGAAACCATCGGCTGACGAGGTGCATCGGCTGATGGCCTTCGCGCGCGACCACTTCACGAAAGAGCGGTTCAATGCGCAATACCTGCTCGTGAAGGCGTGCATGGCGAAGGAACCGTCGCTTCCCGAGGAATCTCCTTTCACACGGCCCCGGGATGGCGCCCCGGCCGTGTCCATCATCGTGCCCAGCTTCAACAAGCAGGGATTCATCGGCGACATGGTGCGATCCGTGCAGGCGCAGACCGATCCCGGCTGGGAACTGATCGTGGTGGACGATGCCAGCACCGATGGCACCGTGGCCATGCTCAAGGGAATGTCCGCCAGCGATCCGCGCATCAGCGTATCGCCGCTGCCGGAGAACAAAGGCGCGAACCATTGCCGCAACATCGGCATCGCCAAAGCCCGGGGCGCGTACATCATCTTCCTCGATGCCGACGACCTGCTGGAGCGGCATTGCGTGCAGCGCCGCTTGGCATTCATGGAAGGCAGCGGCCTGCATTTCGCCGTTAGCACCATGGAGGTCTTCCGTGAAAGGCCCGGGGATCACGGTCAGCGCTGGGTGCCCCTCACGCGCGATGCGTTGGCCGATTTCTTCAAGCACAAGCTGCCCTGGCAGACCATGCAGCCGATCTGGGACCGCGCATTCCTGCAGCGCATCGGCGGCTTCGATGAATCCTTCAGCCGCCACCAGGACGTGGAGCTGCATACGCGCGCCTTGCTCATGCCCGGCGTGCGCTTTCGCCTGCGCGACACGGCGCCCGATTGCTATTACCGCATCGCGGAAGAGCGGAAGGTGCTCGATCCACGCCGGTTGCTGAACAGCTTCGCTGAATCGGCCGTGCGCTACCACCGTAAATTCCTGGCCGATGCCGCGCGGCTTGGCGAAGCCGGACTGCTCATGGGGATCATTCACCGGACCTATCTGCAGATGCTGCTCTATGCCAAGCTCGGCCGCATTGAATCACGAGTGCTCTCCGAACTGGAGGCCACGCTTCTGGTCCAGGAGCTCCTGGCCGATATCCCAGCCTACAAGCGCGGCCTGCTGCGCATCACGCGTTGGTACAACCTGCTGCCCATACGATTGCCAGGTGTGAACCTCCTGCTCTATCGCCTGCTCATCGCAGGCCGCTGA
- a CDS encoding glycosyltransferase — MLPRITLITPSYQQAAFLDECMRSVHDQDYPDLEHMVVDGGSTDGSVPIIESYAARLAWWCSERDRGQSHALNKGIERATGAVFGWINSDDLLLPGALLKVGQAFASDPGLVVLTGVRLKRLMDGSEYRMGVDDPADPDKLFTAPHVNQQCTFYRMDAVREAGLIEERLHCVMDYELWLQVLFRKGTAGLRIVPWELAVFRAQAESKSIVQKKAFLDEQAAILARMCSDMGLDNLACVLAIGHDLPGGIRGVPLRPKHRALVRSMAVAFLLKWHFMIFSQRDFSMMQRFRKLGIGLGPLDDEQRSQLRILDEQLRSDSWLMFRIRRKWDHLFG, encoded by the coding sequence ATGCTCCCCCGGATCACGCTCATCACGCCCAGCTACCAACAGGCCGCTTTCCTGGATGAGTGCATGAGGTCCGTGCATGACCAGGATTACCCGGACCTGGAGCACATGGTGGTCGATGGCGGAAGCACGGATGGCTCTGTCCCGATCATTGAATCATATGCGGCGAGGCTGGCCTGGTGGTGCAGTGAGCGCGACCGTGGGCAGAGCCATGCGCTCAACAAAGGAATCGAGCGCGCAACCGGAGCCGTGTTCGGCTGGATCAACAGCGACGACCTGTTGCTCCCGGGAGCGCTCTTGAAGGTCGGACAGGCCTTCGCATCAGATCCCGGCCTGGTTGTGCTCACCGGTGTTCGGCTTAAGCGGCTGATGGACGGATCGGAGTACCGCATGGGGGTCGATGACCCTGCCGATCCGGATAAGCTCTTCACCGCGCCGCATGTGAACCAGCAATGCACCTTCTACCGCATGGATGCCGTGCGCGAGGCCGGTTTGATCGAGGAGCGGCTCCACTGCGTGATGGATTACGAGCTCTGGCTCCAAGTGCTGTTCCGCAAGGGGACCGCTGGGCTCCGAATCGTGCCCTGGGAGCTTGCCGTATTCCGCGCGCAAGCGGAGAGCAAGTCCATCGTGCAGAAGAAGGCTTTCCTCGATGAGCAAGCCGCTATCCTTGCCCGGATGTGCTCCGACATGGGCCTTGACAACCTGGCTTGCGTCCTGGCGATCGGGCATGACCTGCCCGGGGGCATCAGGGGCGTGCCGCTGCGCCCCAAGCACCGCGCGTTGGTGCGCTCCATGGCTGTGGCATTCCTCCTCAAGTGGCACTTCATGATCTTCTCACAGCGCGACTTCAGCATGATGCAACGGTTCCGGAAGCTCGGTATCGGCCTCGGGCCGCTCGATGATGAGCAACGATCGCAGCTGCGGATACTCGACGAGCAGCTCCGTTCAGATAGCTGGTTGATGTTCCGCATCCGGCGCAAATGGGATCACCTCTTCGGATGA
- a CDS encoding glycosyltransferase family 2 protein: MRVSVVIPLYNKAPYIKECFESIFSQSYGDFEVIVADDRSTDNSMAVLSEIRDPRLRVVQCERNLGPAGAAQRAMDLAKGEYMIRVDADDICLPGRFEKQVAFMDANLQLGASGGHLQLFGAETELWRFPVGMDQCRAEVLFGNPIAQPASIMRTRTLRDHGVRFEDDWPRIGEDWILWSKLIAHAGFDNIDEPLILYRRGEQNSSHGHRRATYRETILRQVFKNLEVPITDRQLESHLMGLRSFKKPPTRDALVGLKQWLADLRAMNEARHLFPAAAFDKRLERAWSDVFFSLVTDDARLALSHYLLSEHRDPARLTYLFKSLAARFIGKGP, from the coding sequence ATGAGGGTCAGCGTGGTCATACCGCTCTACAACAAAGCGCCCTACATCAAAGAGTGCTTCGAGAGCATCTTCTCGCAATCGTACGGCGATTTCGAGGTCATCGTGGCCGATGACCGCAGCACGGACAACAGCATGGCCGTGCTCTCCGAGATCCGCGACCCTCGGTTGCGGGTGGTCCAATGCGAGCGCAACCTCGGGCCTGCCGGCGCCGCGCAACGGGCCATGGACCTGGCCAAGGGCGAATACATGATCCGGGTGGATGCCGACGATATCTGCCTGCCGGGCCGCTTCGAGAAGCAGGTCGCCTTCATGGATGCCAATCTGCAGCTGGGCGCAAGCGGCGGTCACCTTCAGCTCTTCGGTGCCGAGACCGAGCTGTGGCGATTCCCGGTCGGCATGGACCAATGCCGCGCCGAGGTGCTCTTCGGCAATCCCATCGCGCAGCCCGCCAGCATCATGCGCACGCGCACGCTCCGCGACCATGGAGTGCGTTTCGAGGACGATTGGCCGCGGATCGGGGAGGATTGGATCCTCTGGTCGAAGCTCATCGCCCATGCCGGTTTCGATAACATCGACGAACCGTTGATCCTCTACCGGCGCGGGGAGCAGAACAGCAGCCATGGCCACAGGCGGGCGACATACCGCGAGACCATACTCCGGCAGGTGTTCAAGAACCTCGAAGTGCCTATCACGGACCGCCAGCTGGAATCGCACCTGATGGGGCTCCGTTCCTTCAAGAAGCCGCCGACGCGCGACGCGCTGGTCGGATTAAAGCAATGGCTCGCGGACCTGCGTGCGATGAATGAGGCGCGGCACCTGTTCCCAGCTGCTGCCTTCGACAAGCGCCTGGAGCGCGCTTGGAGCGATGTCTTCTTCTCGCTCGTCACCGACGATGCCCGTTTGGCACTCTCGCATTACTTGCTCAGCGAGCATCGGGACCCCGCGCGCCTGACCTACTTATTCAAGAGCCTCGCCGCACGCTTCATCGGCAAAGGGCCATGA
- a CDS encoding glycosyltransferase family 2 protein produces MKLSVVIPVFNKAPWLRECVDSVLGQSFPDFELIAVDDRSADDSLAILRSYSDPRMRIIALDRNLGPAGAAQRGHDAATGEYIVRADADDVLHRDRLQQQVRFMDTNQRVGASGTWMELLHEPGVLRRSPLHDHQCRAESLFRIPIFQPTAIYRRSTLLENSIRYEDDWPRYGEDWLFQLRLLTATRLENLPVPLVRYRLGEQNASAAHDPFSGLRRVFRAVLGFHGLPYGEEELRWHLPSAGAFPEPLRAGDIGALRRYLRTLELQAKEQRISTSEAIDLAFRKAWDDLGYQMPRFGTAAVMAYLLRDHQPSSAKWRYLFSSVLKGKRYEPPTERIR; encoded by the coding sequence ATGAAGCTCTCAGTCGTCATACCGGTCTTCAACAAGGCGCCTTGGCTCCGTGAGTGCGTCGACAGCGTCCTGGGGCAGTCCTTTCCGGATTTCGAGCTGATCGCCGTTGATGACCGCTCCGCGGATGACAGCCTCGCCATCCTGCGCTCCTATTCCGATCCGCGCATGCGCATCATCGCCCTTGATCGCAATCTGGGCCCGGCTGGTGCCGCGCAGCGCGGCCACGATGCCGCCACGGGCGAGTACATCGTTCGCGCCGATGCCGACGACGTGCTGCATCGTGATCGCCTGCAGCAGCAGGTGCGTTTCATGGACACGAACCAGAGGGTGGGCGCCAGCGGCACATGGATGGAGCTGCTGCATGAGCCGGGCGTCCTCCGGCGTTCCCCCCTGCACGATCACCAATGCCGAGCGGAGTCGCTCTTCCGCATCCCCATCTTCCAGCCCACGGCCATCTATCGGCGCAGCACGCTGCTGGAGAACAGCATCCGCTACGAGGATGATTGGCCGCGCTACGGTGAGGATTGGCTCTTCCAGCTCCGGTTGCTCACCGCCACGCGATTGGAGAACCTCCCCGTTCCACTGGTGCGCTATCGTTTGGGAGAGCAGAACGCGAGTGCCGCGCATGATCCGTTCTCGGGCCTTCGCCGCGTGTTCCGTGCCGTGCTCGGGTTCCACGGCCTTCCATATGGCGAAGAGGAACTCCGCTGGCATCTGCCGAGCGCTGGCGCCTTTCCCGAACCCCTGCGGGCTGGCGACATCGGAGCGCTGAGGCGATACCTGCGCACGCTTGAGCTCCAAGCGAAGGAGCAGCGCATCTCCACCAGCGAGGCGATTGATCTTGCTTTCCGGAAGGCATGGGACGATCTCGGTTACCAGATGCCGCGATTCGGGACCGCCGCTGTGATGGCCTACCTGCTGCGCGATCACCAGCCCTCATCAGCCAAATGGCGTTACCTCTTCTCATCAGTGCTCAAGGGCAAGCGCTACGAACCGCCCACTGAGCGGATCAGGTAG